CTTGTTCTTGCTCCTCTCTATGGCTCAGGGGCGTTTCTCGGGCATGAGCTTGGACTGGAAACCGTGTATAGGTTTGATCCAAACTTTACCCTTTTTCTGAAAGGAGGAGTATTTTTTAAAGGAGATGCTTTTGCTGTTATGAAAGACAAGCCCCTGTATCAGATTGCGACAGGCATCGCTATGACTCTCTAGGAGAATATATGCACATACAGGAACTGGTAAAAAGCAGTCGAAGTTTTCGTCGTTTTGATGAACGTGTGGAAATCCCTGAGAAAAAGCAAAGGAAATGGCTGGAGGCTCTCCGATATATCCCATCGGCGAGGAATCTCCAGCCTCTCCGCTATGTGGTGGTACGTTCTTTTGAGGCAAGAGAGAGGTTCTTCCCTCTTCTTGGATGGGCGGCTTACCTCAAGGGTAAGGGTACTCCTCAACAGGGAGAACGCCCTACGCTGTATGTGGTTATAGGGTACGATACAAGGTTGTCTCCTTCTCTTCCTGCGATAGATATAGGGATTGCTGCTCAAACACTTCTTCTTCTTGCTCGAGCAGATGGCTATGGCGGATGTGTGATAGGAAGTTTTGATCCCGAGAAAATAAAAAACCTTCTCGAGGTCGATGATCACTTTGGTGTAGGACTGGTTGTGGCTCTTGGTAAACCAAAAGAAAAGATAAAAATTGTTCCTGTGACGGGTAGTATAGAGTACTATCGGGATGAAAAGGGTACCCATTACGTACCAAAACGTGCACTCTCCGAGCTCTGGATAAAAACACTCTGAGGAGTTGGTATGAAAAAATCCTGGCTGATGGAAACAGGGATACTCGCGGGGTGCGTGTTGCTGGCTCTTTTTGTTACCCTGACACCGATGGGTCATGTTCTTGAGATGAAGCTTCAGGATGGGCTTGGGACATTTTCTTTCAAACGGGATGCAACGAATCTTTTTGTTTATGTGAATATTGATGATGCCACGATTGACAGGGTGGGTGTGTATCCTGTGCCACGGCTCACCATAGCCAGGGCTATCGAGGTATTGAAAGAATATGGTGTTTCGGCGGTGATTATTGACTCTGAGTTTATCGATCCTGCTCCTCTCTGGGTAGATGGAGAACGCTACAATCAGGGGGAGAAAAATGTTGAAAAGGTTGTTGTGAATCAGGATACCCGTTTTGGAGAGGCTCTTGCTCTGGAGGGAGCTCCTGTTTATCTTGCCTGTC
This sequence is a window from Thermospira aquatica. Protein-coding genes within it:
- a CDS encoding nitroreductase family protein, producing the protein MHIQELVKSSRSFRRFDERVEIPEKKQRKWLEALRYIPSARNLQPLRYVVVRSFEARERFFPLLGWAAYLKGKGTPQQGERPTLYVVIGYDTRLSPSLPAIDIGIAAQTLLLLARADGYGGCVIGSFDPEKIKNLLEVDDHFGVGLVVALGKPKEKIKIVPVTGSIEYYRDEKGTHYVPKRALSELWIKTL